DNA from Demetria terragena DSM 11295:
TCGTCGCCGAGCGCGCCGTGCTGCGCCGCCTGGTCGACGCCGGGACGCGCATCGTCCAGATGGGCTATGCCACCGGCGGCGGCGATGTCGAGGACCTGGTCAACGCCGCGCAGGCCGAGGTCTACCAGGTGGCAGACCGGCAGGGCAGTGAGGACTACGTCCGCCTCGGTGACGTCATCGAGCAAGCTGCCGACGAGATCGAGGCAGCCTCCTCGACGTCCGGTGAATTGACCGGCGTGCCCACCGGCTTCAACGATCTGGACCAGCTCACCAATGGCTTGCACGCGGGTCAGATGATCGTGCTGGCAGCTAGGCCAGCTATGGGCAAGGCGCTCGCTCTCGACACGCCGCTGCCGACTCCCGACGGCTGGACCACCATGGGCGAGGTCGAAGTCGGAGACGAGCTCATCGGCGCTGACGGGCTGCCAACCCGGGTCGTCGCGGCCACCGAAGTTATGCGCGCGCGACCGTGCTTCGAGGTGGAGTTCTCCGACGGCACGGTGATCGTGGCGGATGAGGAGCACCAGTGGTTGACGGACAACCGTGCGAGCCGCCGTTCGGAGCAGGCCGCCAGGGACGGACGCAACCGGATGAAGAACCAGCGGTCCCTTCCGGCAGTCCGCACCACTCGGGAGATTCGCGAGACTTTGCGGACCACGGCCGCCGAGCGTCGCCTCAACCATTCGGTGCGACTCGCTGAGCCGTTCATCGGCTCAGAGCGCGACCTCTTGGTGCCCCCGTATGTTCTCGGTGCCTGGCTGGGTGACGGCACGTCGGCATCAGCTCAGATCACGACAGCCGACGACCAGATGATCATGCTCCTGGAATCTCAGGGTCTCGTGGTGACGCCGCAGGTCGCGACGATGCGCTACTCGATGCGGTTCCCTGTTGATGAGGTTGCGGAGCGTGAGTGCGTGGTCTGCGGGGTGGCGTTCGTGCCGCACACGTCGCAGATCAAGACCTGCGGCCGGTCCTGTGGGGGCCGGGCCAATACGGTCTCGGCGCGGTCGAGCGACCCACGTTGCCCCGATTGCGGTCGCGCATCCTCGGGCATGCGTCGGTGTGGCGCTTGCCATGCTCGTCACGGCACGGTGCAAGCGTGCCTTCGCACGATCGGGGTGTTGGGTGACAAGCACATCCCCGCGGACTACCTCAGAGCGTCCGAACGCCAGCGCCGCGAAATCCTGGCCGGCCTTCTCGACACCGATGGCACGGTGACTCGTGAGGGGTGTGTGCAATTCACAACGACCTCACGGCGGCTCGCGACTGACGTCCACGAACTGATCACCAGTCTGGGCTACCGGTGCGGCCGGTTCACGAAGCCGGTGAAGGGCCGGAGCGTGGAGTCCTCCACGGCCCATACGCTCACCTTCTCCAGCGATGAGGACGTTTTCTGGCTCGATCGGAAGAACCTCCTGCATAAGGACAGGAGGTCGCGGCGGTTCCAGCGCCGGAACTCCCAGTTCATCGTTGATGTCCGTCCAGTTGAGTCGGTGCCGGTGCGCTGTGTCGAGGTCGACAACGACAGTCACCTCTACCTCGCGTCGCGGTCGATGATCCCGACCCACAACTCGACGCTGGGTCTAGATATCGCCCGGGCCGCGTCGATCAAGAACGATCAGGCGTCGGTCATCTTCAGCCTGGAGATGAGCAAGTCCGAGATCACTATGCGTCTGCTGTCCGCTGAGGCGGGAATTCAGTTGCAGCACATGCGAAAAGGCACGATGCGTGACGAGGACTGGACCAAACTCGCCACGACGATGGGCCGAGTGTCCGAGGCGCCGCTGTTCATCGACGATTCGCCCAACATGTCGCTCATGGAGATCCGCGCGAAGTGCCGGCGGCTAAAGCAGACCAACAACCTCAAACTGGTGGTCATCGACTATCTGCAGCTGATGTCATCCGGCAAGAGGGTGGAATCGCGCCAGCAGGAGGTATCAGAGTTCTCCCGCGCGCTGAAGCTGCTCGCTAAGGAGATCGAGGTCCCGGTGATCGCGATCAGCCAGTTGAACCGTGGTCCCGAGCAGCGCACCGACAAGAAGCCGCAGATGAGTGACCTGCGCGAATCGGGTTGCCTCACCGCTGACACGCGCCTGCTGCGGGCTGACACCGGTGCCGAGGTCACGATCGGCGAGCTCGCCGCGTCCGGTGAGAAGGACGTCCCGGTGTGGGCACTCGACGACTCGTTGCGCTATGTC
Protein-coding regions in this window:
- a CDS encoding replicative DNA helicase codes for the protein MSIAELENAYGPPQGEPPSEERVPPQDVSAEQSVLGGMLLSKDAIADCVEAVRGTDFYRPAHELIWDAVIDLYGRGEPADAITVADELSKRGNLSRAGGQAYLHQLIQGVPTAANAGYYAQIVAERAVLRRLVDAGTRIVQMGYATGGGDVEDLVNAAQAEVYQVADRQGSEDYVRLGDVIEQAADEIEAASSTSGELTGVPTGFNDLDQLTNGLHAGQMIVLAARPAMGKALALDTPLPTPDGWTTMGEVEVGDELIGADGLPTRVVAATEVMRARPCFEVEFSDGTVIVADEEHQWLTDNRASRRSEQAARDGRNRMKNQRSLPAVRTTREIRETLRTTAAERRLNHSVRLAEPFIGSERDLLVPPYVLGAWLGDGTSASAQITTADDQMIMLLESQGLVVTPQVATMRYSMRFPVDEVAERECVVCGVAFVPHTSQIKTCGRSCGGRANTVSARSSDPRCPDCGRASSGMRRCGACHARHGTVQACLRTIGVLGDKHIPADYLRASERQRREILAGLLDTDGTVTREGCVQFTTTSRRLATDVHELITSLGYRCGRFTKPVKGRSVESSTAHTLTFSSDEDVFWLDRKNLLHKDRRSRRFQRRNSQFIVDVRPVESVPVRCVEVDNDSHLYLASRSMIPTHNSTLGLDIARAASIKNDQASVIFSLEMSKSEITMRLLSAEAGIQLQHMRKGTMRDEDWTKLATTMGRVSEAPLFIDDSPNMSLMEIRAKCRRLKQTNNLKLVVIDYLQLMSSGKRVESRQQEVSEFSRALKLLAKEIEVPVIAISQLNRGPEQRTDKKPQMSDLRESGCLTADTRLLRADTGAEVTIGELAASGEKDVPVWALDDSLRYVARPLTHAFSTGVRPVFRMTLASGKTVRATENHRFLTYDGWEHLGDLRTGSRIAVPRHIPAPERHDQWEDDERIVLLAHMIGDGSFVRKQPIRYASIDEKNLTAVTKAALVGFGVKAVRDDYAAARVSTLRLRAPYALGHGKRNPIAAWLDELGLFGRRSHEKFVPEPMFHASKRQIALFLKHIWATDGSVTVNKAGTGGRIYYASTSRRLVDDLSQLLLRFGISTRTRVTRKAGYRDGYTIDISGADSQRRFLQEIGVFGARDANASRLLEIVRVTKSNPNTDTVPDRVWSTVKGVLAEKGMTHREFAVAMGTQFCGSTMWKHSPSRERLGRVAQVLDSAELELQAVNDVFWDEVVDISADGVEEVFDATVLGSHNFVANGIAAHNSIEQDADMVILLHREDAFDRESERAGEADLIVAKHRNGPTDTIVVAFQGHYSRFTNMAQSF